attttaaacaacacaaaacgacatcgttttggatgggggtacagccagctttggctgtacccgggtatagcaaAAAATTTGCTAACAAAAAAACGATACATAAAAATGTTGACGACTTCAATTGAGTTTATTCTCAATAATACGTGATGAGTGACATAGTCATACAGTTGCACAAGTAATTTCTTAAAGAAACTTGCAAGAACATCAGGAGCTTAATTGAAATGTATGTGACAAGGCCTATCTCCCTATACAGGAGTCATCCCGATTTGCTTTGTACACCACCAGTTGAAGGACCAGGTTCTGGGTATCTATTACTTGAGGGTGAAGATGATGTCCGCTCATATCTTAATGACAAGCTTAAGGACTTGCCTTTTCCTCAAAATAAGGTCCTCACAGTCAGTTATACTTATTCATCCGGCGGACCAGGTGGTAGTTCTACTGAGAAGAATAAGGCCTTGTTCATACCAATCATCAATCAGCCCTTGTCTTCCAACTGTTACTATGTAATCATGGCAGATAACAACAACGACAAAGGGTAAGTTGTAAACTTGTAATTAGCTTTTGGCAGCTATATTAGATCACCCCTAAGCGTAATCTTGCATATAAATTAGTAATTCAACATATTAACTATTACCAACTTTTGATTAGGTGCTTTATTTTTTTCTGAAATGAATAGGTTAGCATGTAAAAGTGCGAAAGAGGAAGATAGGGAACCGGCGTGCTGTTTGTATCGCGGTCATATTTCAGATGAAGTGCCAAAACAACTCGACCCCCACAACATACGTCAGGTGTTTGAGATATTCAAGATAAAGAGTGGCCGTTTTAGTGCTAGGTCTGTTGATCCTTAAGGTTGTCCTCCCACGTTCTTGAGGAGAAAAGGGTGGCGGATCAAAACCTTAAAGCCCAAGATTAAGATAAGTGAGGCGGATGGTCTTAACTCCATACTTCAGTCTCAGCTGCCAGATTTTAATTTCCCGTTATCTATGGAGCATTCACAGCCCAGGACTGTTGGAAAATGGTATTGTCCTTTCATGTTTGTTGTGGAGGGGTCCGTGAAGGAACAAATGGGAAGATCAACGTTCTATGAAATGACATTACAACAGCAATGGGAGAGGATATATTCATGCAGAAGAGAACAAGTGGGAGGTGATCATTCAGTGTGTGTACGGGTTGTACT
This genomic stretch from Spinacia oleracea cultivar Varoflay chromosome 3, BTI_SOV_V1, whole genome shotgun sequence harbors:
- the LOC110804115 gene encoding uncharacterized protein isoform X2, translated to MYVTRPISLYRSHPDLLCTPPVEGPGSGYLLLEGEDDVRSYLNDKLKDLPFPQNKVLTVSYTYSSGGPGGSSTEKNKALFIPIINQPLSSNCYYVIMADNNNDKGLACKSAKEEDREPACCLYRGHISDEVPKQLDPHNIRQVFEIFKIKSGRFSARSVDP